The DNA segment ccttaccaggctgctgaaacccagcGGGCAACGGTACATGCGCTTGGGCATTTAAGCCTgcctgcaggtgttgttgttgatccgctttcaatccactcccagtataaCTGTCGCAAGCGATCCTTCAAGGGCTTGTTCTTGCAAACatccagaggctggagaatggaggtcatgccacccagtataacaacgagatgcgtttggtcacgctgtagcttttgtttgacgccgggtgtcaggtgacctcggaaagagtccagaaccaatattgcttccggatgcagcaatgcgcctggccttcggtcccacaccctttgaatccaatctatgacaagattcgagtccatccaacctttttcgtgacagcgcacaataacgtctttcgggaaagtttccttcaggatcgtcttccggcgaaaaatgatgaatggagggagcttgcggccgtcaggcaaacatgccagcataacggtaatccgatctttttttgttgcctgtgcttctaaggcgaacttcatgctcgccagacttgtgcactgttctggacataggcatgtccagatacatggggtctggtcggcattgccgatatgtccaagtggcatgttggtagagcgacgaagatcgaggacgtagcgctggaactctcggaagttttgattcgaagtccccgggcagcttctggTAAATAGAAGTTGtgcgtcgaagggagaacccggcccttcgcataaacttctgcacctagcctcgtgatgccttaaactggttttgggCCAAAACCGTGTCccgcgcaagctcctgtgctttgcactgaagcatttcaatgcttactccaaCTAGTCGGGAACGTTGCTCGCTAAAGAACTCTGCATGGCGATGCTCCAActccgggaagcggcctttcttgggcctcggaaagccttttcgcaggctgttgcagttaaacaattcctcgcgatgtttcctccatcccctgaACGTTGATTCGTTGACGTCCAGACGTCTTGGAGccgctgaatttcccactttctcagcaagcagaatagcgttgcgcttgaagTTAGCTGTATACTGAGCACGTGAGCACGCCAttccgcttgaagacaactcTACCGTTTGATGGCCTAAGACTCAAAGCACAAACgcacaactacacgcactggcaccaaacactagaaagagcgaacaaagcgcgctgctccatgccctgctgcctgtcAGTCACGTGGCCACCCTTCtgcatcagttgcaaggattaacagacagatggcggtgggatcgctcgctcctttgctggTGTCTTGGCGGTGATTGCGAGCGCtcggtgcctccgagatggctgttTCATTTTGCGGTCATGGAGGCCACACAACCTCGTTACAGGTTGCAAGCATTCGTCATGAGGTGGCGCCCTCTCATCGCGCCAGTGCCTCTAGCTGGCATTgactcttgttggcttgttctcactggtcattttttttgcgtttgcgattaggttgccactttgtcctagtagttgtgacctgtggttcgcgtactggttgaccggcgaattggagtgcgtgatttcgaatgaccagtacgatcaacgcacacgtttgacacatgaaatgattttaatagtgtgtgtttggtgctcttcatagcatttttggtgctcttcatagcaTTTTTAAACCTGGTATTCGATTGTAATGCAgggggtgacatttcctttctactttcggtaaaaaaactcgcgttacattcgagtaaatatggtaactgCTCCATGCCTGTCTTCACTCTGTGCTGCGAGTGCAGTGCTGTCTTGTGTTATGCCTTGGGGACTCATACCCTCCCTCCATGCCATGTTGTTGCTGTCAACCTCTGCATTATGCCGCTGAGCAGCTTCCAGGTGCCTTACTTTCTGCGCTGTGCCTCTGCAGTGCAGTGCTTCCCTCTCGCTCTTGCTATGCAGCAGCTGcaatttccttcttccttttttcctacCTTGTTGTGGGAATGTCTACGCCAACATTGCGGATTTGGAGGGTCCTCTcattaacagctatcgctgtgaaACAACGAGTGAATAACAGGCTGTTGCTATCACATCTTACAAATCTTGTGAGCACTACAGCTGGTAGCAACGGGCGATGGGGTAATTAATGTTTCCTCTCCCTTCTTCCCTGTGGTGCAGAAGCCTGGAGCTGGGCATGTCCCCCCATGTCGAGTACATACCTGCACCAGTGCGTGCTGACGGCCCTGCAGGCGCATGGCCTGTTGGCGCCCCGCCACGAACTTGCTTCCCTGGTCAAGTGCCTGCGCATCTCCCAGAGTGCCCAGGCCCAGCAGCTTGTCCTGGGCTTGCTCAGCCTTGCCGCCCTCCACTACCCCGTGAGTGAAATGCAGTGCCACTGCCGCCGCTCCTTCTTGCTGTCTTGACAGTTTTGTGCAGTACAGGGTTTCCAGTGGCTACATTCCACAGTGGCTGTTTGTGACGGCAGCAGAGGTTGCATGCACTTGTTGGGCATAGCAGTGGAACCCTGTGTGTTGACAAATACAGTCGCCTACCGATTTTTTGGACTCGAAGGGACCTgaaaaatggtctgaataatTGAATACAGTGAAtgctcgttaattcacaactcgttgattcgaaattttggataattcgaaatagtcatcgtggtccggtctgcagtgcatagaagtctatgtGCGTAACAGCttgttaattcactcaaaaattggcgccgccacccataatttgaactgcgcgccgccaagcgccgctgttgaaaaccatcgttggaagctttcacggcagaaccatagatggcacaaccatcggggcgctgctagggtgctggaacaagtactaaccagtctttcctgccgcgactgcttcaaggaacgacgttttagtgttttagccctcgttttgcacgccgcttgctgtgagcttgtgtccgcgagatgtgttggagaaagtggcgattttacgcAAGGTGGgcgaacggaaggccagcaaagtgtaaatcgcgaaaaagcacgggattccaccaagcacgttgtcgacatacgtccgaaataggaaggccatcgaggatgcctacgaagccgaagatttcgccagcaacagaaaaaggctccgattagccaagtatccggaaattgagaccgctgtgatcacgtgggtgaaggaaatgagaagcgcagacattccactgagcggcccaattatcatggcgaaggcgGCCGATTTCGCCCTGCGCATGAATGTGGAAGATTTTGTCGCCTCCGAAGGATGGTTTCACCGCTTTCGAGACAGAAATAATTTTGTCTTctagaagaccgagtgactacggtagccctcgaagagaaaaagcaaaagataacagattgttttgctaaataaatatatttcgtgccctccgggcatcaaacgcgtccatttttgctcactttcattagttcgaattttggttaattcgaactggcctggcggccccgtggaattcgatttaacgagcttttactgtagtccaaaaaatccgtgaagtacaaaaaaatcactttattgagatgaaatcggctttaaAATGtcgctgattttaccttgcggaaaatttctcttgctggcgacgatttgcgcccgtatttgcgccaaggttgtgctttcacagtactcgctagacagcaaggtcaccgcatttagttggaatacttcccacacttctttgacggacctggcggggccatgttgtccacaatccgagtgtgcaccacatcgctcgttaaacacacgcaaagataaggcacttttctttcaaagcggcggaaccgccggacgcaatcagaAAACggtgaacagatgtaacttcgtgaagactgagcgtcactcggtcaacgcggtcagagaaacccaagtgatgaAACGGCGAATGGTGAACGTATGAGAcgcgccgcggtagctcagtggttagggcgctcggctactgatccgggggtgggttggaacccgaccgtggtgggcacgtttcaatgaaggcgaaacgcaaaggcgctcgtgtgctgtgggatgtcagtccacgttcaagatccccaggtggtcgaaattattccggagccctccattatggcacctttttttttcctttcttctctcagtccctcctttaccctttcctaccgatatgtgagatagctcctgcacaatttccttcccaacaaccaattttcaatgtatcggacaagcgataactgcccgcgacgaCGTCGGTGACAAACGCAAGTaggcggcgatgacaatccggctgccacctcgaagtgtcagagatcgcagggacctctactggcaacaatgaggtaccgaaagtgtgtcaagccaagccaactgcagcataaatccacctcaatctaAGATGGCGCCTTTTGAGCCGCCGAAAAGTTGATAAGATGGCTGACTTttgcccgcaggcgactgaaattagtccgaaaaatcgaacttttggacttttgaagtccgaaatatccatcgcgaatatgtatgcgcttctatggggcaactgacggtgcctcatcgaagtccgaaatatcctacaagtccgaattacccgtcggctactgtatacagtcagctatggaaccccggtcaagaatgaaatgaagatcatgtgtaaagcatagaagttgcgtctcgcatgagaataatttacgaaacccgctcgaagacttgacctcaatgagtcaaccatccgcggaggtcggctgcagcgggaggggctttttaaatgtgagcccaAGTGCAAAGGATTTCGTGGGCCTCACCATGGCCATCACGTCGAGCTAGAGAAAAAAGTGGCGTACTTTATTAGCCAGCAGCGCAGCTGTCTCATGGGGTCAGTGTTGAGCTGATCAGTTGAAAAGTTAATGTTGCTCGGGAAATGGGAGGTTCAGAGCATCTCTTGGGTGGGCCCAAacattcatgaagaggaatggattctctCTTGCGGTGAATAACATCGATAAGGCAGAAGTTACCAGGAGACATCAatagcgaaaaggaggactcTGTTTCCGAGAACTCGCCCTCCGAAAGCAAGGAATATGAataaacatgttggccacgatgTTTGTTAAAGGTACTTTGCTTTGCGTCATTAAGCCTGGCGTTACATTCGTGGTTTCATTTTTTCCTGCTGAGCAGCTTGTAAAGTCACCCCCGCGTTACATTTGCTGTCGCGTAACATTCGAGTTAATACGGTATTACTTTTCTTAAAATTTTTTCGCGCTGAAAAATTTGCTATATTTAAAGACTTTTTCTTCTTCTATTTGTGTTTGATTCATAAAAAGAAATTAGTATTTGCATGCCCCTGGTTATGATGTCTGAGCAATGATATGCCTTGCTGGTGCGCCCACAGAAGGAGGTTCTGCACAACGTGACCTCAGTGTTCACCTACAAGGGGGCCAGCCTTCTGTGGCAGGTCGACAACTGCAGCTTCCAGATGGTCATGCCGACCGTCAAGACTGTCGTGCCCGCCCTGCTGCAAGTAGGTCATCGCTCACCACTTGGGACTCTCTGGCTTGAAACAGCTGATTCGTGCGAATAGGTTGATTAGTCCCGAAATGGATGCACTTGATGCTTTCAGTCAACTGTGCTCTTGTCGACACTGCTTGCATAGCATATGAATAACCTTACTTCACTTTTAATTTGTTCAGGCATGTTGGGCTTTAGTAACCTTGGTCTGCAGCTAGTGAAGTCGAATGCTGTAGTAAGAAAATTTGTGTGGACATTGTGGTGTCTTATGTGGGACTATGCTCGTCGGCAGAAACTAAAGTGGCCTCTGTGTTAAAGTTTGATGTGAGGCCAAAGTTGTGCTAATGATTGTCCTATAGGGATGAAGGCCTAACTCATTTGTTTATAGACACTTCCACTTCAGAGCATTTAACAATCTCTGTAATAGCAATGTCAGCTTTTGCACTGATATACACCGTGTCATGAAATCATTTTTAAAACATGCCATAACACACAACTCACTTCAAGTAGATCTGCATATGAATGAGGTGGTGCCTGCGTCGAGTATTTTACTGTGGCAGGTAGCTCTACCTTGTGAGTATTTATGTAATCATTGTGCCATCTTGCCTGTGCAGGCCTGCACTGGAGAGAGCAAGTCAGCTGAGGCCGCAGAGAGCGCAGTGGCATCGGTGACGCGAGTGTTTGTGGGCCCATTTCCGGACATTCCTGAGCACTGGTGGCTGTCACTGTTTGCCCAGCTAGCCACAACCCTTGGCGCTGGGGATCACCTCTGGATCCTAGCTGCCCAGATGGCAGAGCACCAAGTCACCAAGATGGGTGGCACGGACGTGGACGAGGTGACTTTTGTCAGATGTTGGTACTTCTCGGCACCTTAAGTTTTCCTCATGCTGTCATGCCTTTGCCTGCTCAACACCTTAATTAacggggtctcagttctggcagtcttgatgccatacgtAAAAGGACTGGTGGGGTCAATGCCGTCGGTGTGCTGATCAGCTGGAAAACCTGTCTTGCGCTTCCCACCTGGATAACTCGCTTTCCACTTAGACAATGTGCGTATgtgcaaaaaaaagacacatGTACTCGTTCAATATTCGCACCTGTAGTGGAAAAGTGACGCAGCTTGGGTTGGGCCTGGTTTCATTTCTTTAAGGGCTTAAAAATGTGAAGACACTCTTCTCCCTCTCACCGAAATCTGTCTTGTCTGTCATGTCTGCTTAAAGAAAATATTCAGAAGCTGCCTAACATTAGAACTGTCAGCAAAAACATGAGGGGGTGCAGAGTTTAGAGTCATAATCAATGTTTCTGAAAATGTTTACTTGAGCACTTGCAAGCGTCTTTGatgtacagtagccgacgggtaattcgggcttcaatacagtcgagcccgcttataacaaacatgagcgccacgcggcgtccgttcgttatatcccgaagttcgtagtaagtggaccacagctttaaagacagttgcttgtcaaaacagtaAATTTTTGCTTTGCGAagaagtccgtgatggacgtctgtttctgcagagcagatccgatgagggaggtttcctgATTATTCAATGGGGAGACTGCTcttaaagaaaaaatttttgtttctgcacTAAAGTTTATGAACTGAAACACCCTTGACTAGTTTTTcgtgctgattccaaaaatgtcattggtATCAGGATAGGCTGATTAGTTCCTGAGGTACACTGAATTAACATGCTCTCATTAATAAGAATATTTAAGAGAAAAAGCACATTATAAACGTTCATAAATAGCACTTGGTTAGGTTCTAGAAACAAAAAGGGATGAAATGCTGGAAACAGTTTTTAATTTTACCATCATAGATAGTTTTAAAAGACATTGAAACTCAAACTACAAGAAATGCCTAACTTGCAGTCAAAAACTTgagcaaattaaaaaatttctgaacaaTAATTACAAATTCTGCTCCCA comes from the Amblyomma americanum isolate KBUSLIRL-KWMA chromosome 1, ASM5285725v1, whole genome shotgun sequence genome and includes:
- the LOC144116172 gene encoding HEAT repeat-containing protein 1-like isoform X2; translated protein: MTKAWSWACPPMSSTYLHQCVLTALQAHGLLAPRHELASLVKCLRISQSAQAQQLVLGLLSLAALHYPKEVLHNVTSVFTYKGASLLWQVDNCSFQMVMPTVKTVVPALLQACTGESKSAEAAESAVASVTRVFVGPFPDIPEHWWLSLFAQLATTLGAGDHLWILAAQMAEHQVTKMGGTDVDEVTFVRYMSGRMKFRLTLRCSCCRTLSGEDVPPAG
- the LOC144116172 gene encoding HEAT repeat-containing protein 1-like isoform X1, with the protein product MRCSREAWSWACPPMSSTYLHQCVLTALQAHGLLAPRHELASLVKCLRISQSAQAQQLVLGLLSLAALHYPKEVLHNVTSVFTYKGASLLWQVDNCSFQMVMPTVKTVVPALLQACTGESKSAEAAESAVASVTRVFVGPFPDIPEHWWLSLFAQLATTLGAGDHLWILAAQMAEHQVTKMGGTDVDEVTFVRYMSGRMKFRLTLRCSCCRTLSGEDVPPAG
- the LOC144116172 gene encoding HEAT repeat-containing protein 1-like isoform X4, whose product is MRCSREAWSWACPPMSSTYLHQCVLTALQAHGLLAPRHELASLVKCLRISQSAQAQQLVLGLLSLAALHYPKEVLHNVTSVFTYKGASLLWQVDNCSFQMVMPTVKTVVPALLQACTGESKSAEAAESAVASVTRVFVGPFPDIPEHWWLSLFAQLATTLGAGDHLWILAAQMAEHQVTKMGGTDVDEI
- the LOC144116172 gene encoding HEAT repeat-containing protein 1-like isoform X3; translated protein: MSSTYLHQCVLTALQAHGLLAPRHELASLVKCLRISQSAQAQQLVLGLLSLAALHYPKEVLHNVTSVFTYKGASLLWQVDNCSFQMVMPTVKTVVPALLQACTGESKSAEAAESAVASVTRVFVGPFPDIPEHWWLSLFAQLATTLGAGDHLWILAAQMAEHQVTKMGGTDVDEVTFVRYMSGRMKFRLTLRCSCCRTLSGEDVPPAG